The Montipora capricornis isolate CH-2021 chromosome 3, ASM3666992v2, whole genome shotgun sequence genome window below encodes:
- the LOC138039697 gene encoding uncharacterized protein yields MAKNIEQCITDLRAWMVSNRLLINDSKTEFLVIGSKHQLAKINVDSIMVGNTVIKSVTSVRNLGAWFDQHMSMNDHVSKVCSKAFYSLYNLRQVRKYLSDDTSKILVHSLVTCHLDYCNALLHDIPQHQQQRLQKVLKAAARFVYQLPKFCQITPVLKDLHWLPVKYRIMFKIILLVFKTLHGLAPTYLQDLIKVKPPCRYQLRSDDKFFLAVPKTKCKTFGDRAFYKAGPDLWNHLPLSLRNTNDLQKFKKDLKTHLFRVAFSEH; encoded by the coding sequence ATGGCTAAAAATATTGAACAGTGTATTACTGATCTAAGGGCCTGGATGGTCTCTAATCGTCTACTAATCAACGACTCAAAAACCGAGTTCCTAGTTATCGGCTCCAAACACCAACTAGCAAAGATCAATGTGGACAGCATTATGGTGGGCAACACTGTGATTAAATCTGTTACATCTGTACGTAACCTGGGAGCGTGGTTTGATCAGCATATGTCTATGAATGATCACGTCAGTAAAGTATGCAGCAAAGCTTTCTACAGTCTATACAATCTACGACAAGTGAGAAAATACTTATCTGACGACACCAGTAAGATCTTGGTGCACTCTCTGGTTACCTGCCACCTAGATTATTGCAATGCTCTCCTCCATGATATACCTCAGCaccaacaacaacgtttacaaaAGGTCCTCAAAGCTGCTGCACGTTTTGTGTATCAATTACCGAAGTTCTGCCAGATTACACCTGTGTTGAAAGATCTACATTGGTTACCGGTCAAATATCGCATAATGTTTAAGATCATCTTATTGGTATTTAAGACTCTTCATGGTCTTGCACCAACCTATCTACAGGATCTTATTAAAGTAAAACCACCATGTCGTTATCAACTTAGGAGTGACGATAAATTTTTCCTTGCAGTCCCTAAGACTAAATGCAAAACTTTTGGTGATAGAGCATTCTACAAAGCTGGACCTGATCTATGGAACCATCTTCCTCTTAGCTTAAGGAACACTAATGActtacaaaagtttaaaaaagacctTAAAACACATTTATTTAGAGTAGCTTTTTCAGAGCATTAA